Genomic segment of Delphinus delphis chromosome 12, mDelDel1.2, whole genome shotgun sequence:
CCAAATTTTCTTCATTGTCATCCATGGTGTGCCAGACTTCAGGGAAAGGAGATGGTATCAGATGCAAAACTGGAACACCTAACAAGATGAAACAACTTGTAATTAAGTGCATATTTCCCATGAGTAAACTAGAAAGTATCATTCTTCAAGGAAATCTGAGTAGGACTGTACTATATACTGTACTATACTATAGTATATAAACACAGCTGATCGTTCATCATCTTCTGTGTACTTCCCTGTATCTTACCCTTACACTCCAAAGTCATTCATTCGTTAAACAAATGTTAAGTAATTCAGTAAATAATTataaagcacttactatgtaccagccCCTATTCTAGGAATTGAGGGTTCATCAGTGAAAAGGCAAAGCCCTGCTCatatgaagcttacattctactagagaaagaaacaaataaacaaatacaaaaaataattttagaaagtgAGAAGGCTTATAAAGAATAGTAAAACAAGGTAAGGGAATAGGGAATGAGAGGCAGAGAGTAGGGCCAATAAGAGGTATTTAAaaccagggaaggcctctttgAGAAGCTAACATTTAAACAGATGTAACAAAGGAGAAAGCAAGCTGTGTGAAGATCTGGGGATGAGCATTCCAGGCAGCAGTtttagcaagtgcaaaggtcctgaggtagaaGTGTGCTTGGCCTGCTTGAGGAATGGCAATGTGTTCCTCAAGCAATGTGGCTGGATCAGAGCAATAATTAGAGAGAGAGGTAGGAGGTGATGGTGAGGGAGAAAAGAGGTATAAAATGGAGGCCCTTGTAGGTCATGATAAAGACTTTGGGTCTTTTTCTACTTGATGGCAAGCTACCAGAGCTTTAGAGTAGGGAAGTAACATAATTTgattgacattttttaaagataactcTTGCTCCTACGTAAAGAATAGGGAGGCGGAACTTCtctagtggtgcagtggtaaagaatccgcctgccaatgcagggatcatgggttcgagccgtggttcaggaaaatcccacgtgccgcaaagcaactaagcccgtgcacttcaactactgagcctgcatgcctagagcccgtgctccataatgagaagccaccgctatgagaagcccgcgcaccgcaaccaagattgggccctgctcgccacagctagagaaagcccgcgcgcatcaacgaagacccaatgcagccaaacataaataaattttaaagaagaaaaagaatatttcttctttattagcAGGAAAACACCACAGTTACACAAACTGTAAGAATACAATCTAGCTCTATGAAAGGGAAGGCAGGATGTCAGAGGTATATGAGATTTGATAAATATTCAATGTGTAGGAAAAAATATAAGTGTCCTCAGGGATTTGGAATgactttcataaaaaaaaaatagaagccatGAGATGATTGGTGAATGATTTACTTAATCAGTTATTAAATTTAATGGTTCTTCACACTTCTAGACTGTTgcaaatgcatataaaatacaataaatataataggtaaaaaacacacatgtgcaggcatgcatacatatatacactcatacattaccttttcttaaaaatggaatatGGTCATCCTGAATCACACCTCCATAACCATAATTCTGGAAATACTGCCTCTCCCAAGAGTGATCCTTGAGCAAACCTAATTCATGGAGTTCATGTTCTGCAGATGATAATTAGACAGCAGATGAACATATCCTTTTATCTGATCAACAGTCAGATGCATAAGGAGTTTGAAATCTTGACACTTGGTTTTAAAACATTATGCAGTAGTACACCCATGACAAAAACCTCTGAGCTGCAGGAGTCAGGCCTCCCCAGAGGGCCCGGGGCCTCTGCCCTCACTGCCCTGGAGGTGGGCGGTGAGACCCCAGGACAGGAACCCAGCCTCTGGCTCCAAAGAAGAATCAGGCCCTAAAAGAGAGCCCTAACAAAATTAGACAATTGTTCTCCTCTGGTTCGCGATTTTAAAGCTGATTTTGCTGCCATGTTTGGCAAAGCAAGGGCCACTCTGTTCTCCCAGCAGTTCCAAGTCTGGGCCACACGCCTGCTTTTGAGAAGGAGAGACCCTATGGGAGCAAAGACGCCCCCAGGCCACTCAGCAGGTCATCAGGGCCGTCACCACCTTGTCCCCTGAGGGCAGGCTGCCGGCTTTGTTTACAACCAAAGATGGTCAAAAGCATCATTTGTACCTTCAATCAAATCAAGCACTCAAAGACACAGTCATATTTTGGtaacatttaaatattcaaaGTACATGATGAATACGAGTTCACTGTCAGAAATCCTCACAGCATCTCACATGCCTTTCATTCTACAGATGACGCAGGAGGGAGAACATTTCAACCgagatttttaaaagcctttgtcGTTGGCgtctgtttttttaagttttcaaactGTAAATGTTGGGCTTTGTATTTTGATGTAAACTCAGAATAGTGGCATTTGGGGCCAGTgaccaaaaaccaaaccaaacttgtAACTGACCATGGATCTTAATAAACCTgttggtaaaaaagaaaaaaaaaaccctctgagcTGAACTTGGGTATGGACATTTTGGAGTCCTTCTAAGAGTCACACATGATTCTAGCTTTACAGGTGAGAACCTCCTTAGAATCAGAAACTCAACAGAACAATAGAGAGATGGAGAATGAGAAAGCTAgaggaaaaatggagagaaaaaacacAGGTGTAGATACTTACAGATCCTCAATCCTGCATGAAGGATGCCTTACGAGGAGATGCAGAGCTTGAAAGGGGAATCCTTAGAGAGAACAGGTATGAAGTACTAGACTGAGTGACCACTCTTTGGGAAAGGGATACCTATTATGACTtgcatcagtggttctcaaagtggtcTCTCATCAGCTGCATCAGtaccacctgggaacttgttagaaatgcaaattatctgGTCCCACCTCAGACCAACTGAATTAGAAATTCTGGGGGTGAGGTCCAGCGATCTGTGGTGTAACAAGCCCTctgggtgattctaatgcacactaaaatttgagaaccatcgGCCTACATTCCATCAGTCCTGTCATCTTGCAATATAGAACCCATGTATTACATACAGGATTACATATAACATGAGCCTATGTTACAAGATGATAAGAGATCACAAGAAGAGTTTAAGACAACTGAATGAAACTTTCCAGGATTGGTTATTTTAATTACTAAATTTAAAGGGTAAAATTAGACCGAGTGGTAAGCATTCATATGTAATGTGATTTTAGGAACATCAAGAAAGCCCCTACTACGACCAAAACAATATTCCCATCTGTTTATTGATAATTATAATTCCTTTACCTTAGGCTACAACTTTTCCTTATACAATTAGAGATATGGTTTGAAGTGTAAGTATCACTCAGTGGGTTATACAATGGGTTAAAATTGTATTAAGATGTGAGTTACTGATACAAATTCATTCCAGTGGAGGAAATAAGAGAAGGGAATCAAATCCTTGACAGAAGGCCAAACCCAATTTCTTGAGGCTACTCAAAGTAAGGAAAACATGCTGTAAGGAAGTGTCCCCAAGAAGCTTACATTAATAATACCATAATAGCAATTCTTTCAAACTAGAAATTTAAATTTGCCAAAGATAAGCGTCTGAGGTTCAGGTAAAAGTTTCTTTCATAATATTCTAGATCTGGATATAAGCACGTTCTGAACTCGTGGCAAAAGCATGAGTTGAGATGGCAGCATTTTCCCCACTGCTGAGAAGAAAGTACAACCCTATCCTACTCCAAGAAGTCTGTGTGGCTGGAAAGGAATTCTTAGCCTGATGTTCTTGCCTCAAAGCAGGGCTCCTGGCCTGGATTCTATAATAAAATTCTATCGCATGCTCACCTCTCCCTGAAGCCAATTTTTTGtgctttgttgtgttttgttttggggtgttcgtgtgtatgtgtgtggagagggaagggtgtATGGAGTGGAGGTACAAGAGAAAGAAGttattctccttttccttctgcaaGCCCCAAGCCTCTCTCCTGAGCCATAGATATCTTTGTTTCCTTGGCTGGTCTGGCCTAACCTTATCTGGTCCCTTCCACTCATTTATTTGACACTGAACCTTCTCTTAAATGACTCTTGAAGGATTTTGGCTTGCTGTTGCATCGCCATCTCTTACACCTTTGGAAAGTAAGCAGAGATTGTactagatttaaaagaaaatcacatctgcataaagcagaaaagagaagatgACAAAGACtgagatggaaaagaaagaaacattaaagAATATCTTTTGGTATCATTATGAGGACATAACATTCATCATTATCCAACATGCTTTGCTGAGTTTTCCCTAAAAATGCATTCCATATGCTTCAAACAGgactctgagaaaatatttccaagccATTTCTAAGGATATGCAAATATGAAATGTAGTATTTTATGTTTCCGTTTCAAAATTCAGTTTCATGCAGGAAAATAAAGTGGGTCTTCTAAAAGAGATGAATAGGAATAATAAACTAatcaataaagcaagaaaaaaagccAGTAAAGTATATTGTGTACTCAAATCACACACTTAAATcataaattctgaattttaaaactcaGTGTTTGTCAGTGGGAAGAAACCAGGTTTGACTCTTTAATAACCGTGGTGCTTACCAATTGCTTGAAGTCTATGAAACCATCTGGCAGTGTTTGGGAAAAAGTTGGGAAATGTTGGGTTTGGAGCTCCAATTAAATCCAGTAAGATCAGTAAGTCctaagggagaaaaaatattgtataattacTGTCGCCAAAACACATTTCATACTCatcaatggaaaaacaaaaaatcagtcaAAACTAActgcacggggcttccctggtggcgcagtggctgagaatctgcctgctaatgcaggggacacgggttcgagccctggtctgggaggatcccacacgccacggagcaactaggcccgtgagccacaactactgagcctgcgcgtctggagcctgtgctccgcaacaagagaggccacgatagtgagaggcccgcgcaccgcgatgaagagtggcccccgcttgccacaactagagaaagccctcgcacagaaacgaagacccaacacagcaaaaataaataaataaaattaataaaaggcagaataggtggaaaaaaaaaaactaactgcaCTTTAATAACTGAGAATAAAACGCGGAGCTGTATAAATGAACAAAAGGCTTAATAACATTGTAAGTGAATCCtttggggaaaatttttaaatcttgcttATGCAATGTGGACAAATGGCAAATTGTAGATTCTTTTTGTCTGTAACCCCAGAAGGATATCACTAAGGATAAATTAGAAGGAGGACATTTGGataaatatttcataagaaaaaaaaagaatacatttgctttattttcaggTAGGCATGCAAGCCTGTCTGATCTTCTATTCCATTCTAATTAGCCATTTTATCCCCAGTCTATAATAACACAGCTGCCAAAGGAGAGCATTTGGATAGTAACTATTTATTCCTTAAAGCAGCATATAAGAAAATTTCCTTGACTAGAAGCTCTATGAGCTTAGTCCCTGGATATCCATTTCCTTTTCTATCAAACAAGAAGCTCAAGCTCGCTGATCACTAAAGGTCCTTTCTGGCTATAAGCCTCTATAATAAACCAGTGTTTCTTAACTTATTTGAGCCATAAAGCATCAGCAGGCTTGAGGACTCCCTGAAGACTAACCCCAGATTAAGAACTCCTGATTTATATACGTGAGGTAAGGTATGGGTAAATATCTAGCATTGATCCTGACATgcaatagataaatattttcagagtCTATATGACTCTAAAGACATAGTATCTACTAACTCATGAATGATGATTAAATATATTCACTGGGAAAAAATAGGCTTGTTTGAAACAGGAGTATATTCATAAGGTTGGATAAGCGCCTAAGAGTttgtttctgggggaaaaaaatggtctaACTATCACTATGGATTCATATATTTGGACTGGTAAACAAATAACTTTGTTCCTCCTGCCGATCAATCAGGTCTCTTCTCCTCTGAACCCTTTTTAGCCACTTGAGCAAAAGTGATTAAATGAGGTACCAGTTATGTTCTCCTAACCCCTTATGAGCTGCCAGTGGGCAACGGGACAGAGAGAAAGCCAACATGAGATGTGCTGGATTCACAGAGGACATTGAATGTGGCCATTTGGACTCATAGGGTGAAGGTCAGTGATAGGGCAAAGGACAGGGATGAACGGAGAGGGTTAGAAACAGGCTATCAGTTCACAGGTAGGGTGAGGGCCAGGGATGGATGGAGCCACAGGGAAGAATGAAGTCTCAGGGGTTCCATGCTGCGGTTAGTGAGGACTCAAATACTGAGTGAGTCAAATATGGGAAGAGAGCCAGAATAGGAAGGAAATTCAAAGGTGGAGTAAGGGACTAGGTATGGGCTGTGGGGTCAGAATGGGGGATGAGTAAGGGGCCATAAGTTGCACCCATTACTTGGTAATAGGAGCAGGGTTTTAAGGCAGCACTGAAATGTGTCCACCACCATGCCAAAACACCACATCAAAACTGACACATCAAAATGTCCTGTACACACTTGGAGTCACTATAATGCTTTGAAGCCACCGAGGAAATTCTTCACTCTCATCCCCATACTACGTTCCACTCTTACTCCATTTCCCAAGACCCCAGCCTCCTCTGGCTTGACAGAGGCCTCAAAGATGGGATTTGCTCTCTCCACCTCTAATATTTACTGGGGGAATGTGCTCCCGTGGGACTGAAATGAATCTGATGTTTCCTTATTCTGaatttttacatcattttaatTGAGCTCAGTCAAACATAACTTCTAACCTAGAATCATTCTTTTTTAGCTCTGGGATTCCTCAAAAACCCAACGCCTGCCAAAAAAATGTTCTATTATAAACACTCTGCTCCAAGAATGCCTTGGcatttttaggtctttaattggCTTCCCCTCCCTGCCACAGGCTTCCTTTGAAGCAGAGTCTGTAGCTGCAGCACCGTGAAAATTACCTGGACTCACCATGCCGTGCAATTGGTTGGTGTCCCTCGCTCCAGGGGGATGTGCAGTTGATGCCATCTTGGAAGCTAAGTGCCGAGACCCATACAGAGAATCCTGAGGAGACCAGTGAAGAAAAGCCTCTTCTCCATCGAAGAAAATTAGCTGGAGTGAGAGATCTGGCTTCGAGTCTGAaatattctgatttaaaaaaataaacagtagaaaaagagcaaaaatatgAGAACTAAAAAATAGCACGCTTTCCTGTTAACTGGACAAAAAGACAGATGTGCcgtgaagaaaaggaagaagccaAAGCAAGTGAAAATATGCCAAAATTTATTTTGCACCATTTCCTCTCTGAAAATCATCACGGGTCCCACAGTCTTCAGCCACAGAAATCTCACCTTCTTCACTCCCTCTGAAAAGAGAAgtcttacacttttttctgacTCCTTAGAGAACTATGGAACTATGGAACTGCAGTGGCAGACACTGTGACACAACACCCAGGTCCCTTTCAGAAGGGTGCGTTGTCCCTGTTGCCAGTAGAGGTGTCCGCAGAAGGCCTTCAGCTGTTTGTCCCTTTAAGGACTGGCTCAGCCATGGGGGTTCCTACGTCCAATGACTGGCCTAAGCAGGTGCTGGGGGCTCTCTAAAGGGCCATGCTACCTCCAGAGCTCCCCAGGGGTTGACTGAGGCTGTTGTTGAACCTGCATGGCAGCCcggcttctccctctgcctactcccatttctttcccctccctgccACAGGTGGTGAGCCAAGGCCACTCCCTACTATGTGATTGAAAGGCTAACCTCCACGTCAGAGTGCACCTCCCAGGGAATCCAACCTGAAACAACGCAAATCTTTCTTGCTTCTCACCTTATGTAAGTCTGCAATGTTGTACTGAGTCTAGGTTCAAGAATCTGCCCTTGGAATGCAACAGAGATACAAAGAATGGTAATTACAGCCTCTTCCTCAGAGGAACCTACACTTGAGTTGGGTTAGGGAAAGATGAAACAAATACACGGGTATGGCAAAATGTACCAAGGGTCACAAATGTAACACAAAACTCCTCTGGAAATTGGATAGATTGA
This window contains:
- the QPCT gene encoding glutaminyl-peptide cyclotransferase isoform X4 produces the protein MAGGGDLRVMDTLRLLLLVAALPLVSRGVSRGAADWTQEKNYHQPALLNVSSLRQVAEGTSISEMWQNDLRPLLIERYPGSPGSYAARQNISDSKPDLSLQLIFFDGEEAFLHWSPQDSLYGSRHLASKMASTAHPPGARDTNQLHGMDLLILLDLIGAPNPTFPNFFPNTARWFHRLQAIEHELHELGLLKDHSWERQYFQNYGYGGVIQDDHIPFLRKGVPVLHLIPSPFPEVWHTMDDNEENLDKTTIDNLNKILKVFVLEYLHL